AAACGCCGAACTGCCGCCCGCGCACAAAGAACGAGCGCTCGCATCGGCGGTGGCAGTGCCAGAGCGCGAGGTACGGGTTGGCGACGAACAGGCGCGTGACGAGCGCCTTCCCCGCCCTCAGAGCGGCTCCCTGCAATTCTTGCACGTCGCCCGGCTGGAGCTGTTGATGTAGCCGCAGTTGAGACACGTCCCGTCGTACGCTGCGAGCAGGGGAAGCGCTGGAAGCGGTGGCGGCGTCGCGTTGCCGTTCGGCTGGACCGGCCGCGAGCAGGTAACGCTGACCACCCCCTCCGTGCGCCCCGCGAGGAAGCCCAACGGCAGGCAGATGAGCGCGAGGCAGCACGCCTGCTCGCCCTTCATGTGCCCCGGCAGCAGCGTCTCGCTCTCCACCTTCCACCCGTTCGCCGCGGCGCGCGCGAGGGCCTCGTTCTTCTGCTTCTGCCCCGCGAAGGTGTTGGGGAACTGCGCCGTCTGATACTCCAGCTGCATCGGCGGCGGACCGGGCTCGGACGCCACGCGTGCCGGTGCCGCGACCCCCGCGGGCGGCGGCTCTGGCGCGACCCACGAACCGCAGTGCTTGCACAGCTTCGCCTCGTCGAGGATCTCTTCGGCGCAGAACGGGCAGCGTTTCATCGCAGGAATCGGTGGGTGAGCTGGACAGACTGGCGAGTAAACTCGCGGCAACAACAGCACAAAGTCCGCCTTCGCGGACTCGCGGGCGAGATCGTGGCCACTAGACCGCTTCAGCGGTCTTCGCGTGGTTCCAGCCGGGGGATTCATCCCCCGGTTGTCCGTGCACCGGCGCCCGCCCCCGGCGCCCGCCCGCGCCATGTTCGCCCCGGCGCCCGCCCCCGGCGCCCGGCCCCGGCGTCGGCCCCGGTCCGCCGCGGCGCGCCCGCACCACGCACACAAAATAATGCGCACACCCGCTTTACGGGAGCGCCGGCCGCGCCACGGCCGTACCCGGGGCATGGCTTGCGACGCACCCCGCGGCGCGGGCATATTGTCGTGCTCCGTAGCGACCGCACCTCATAGGAAGTGAGCACAATGGCAACCCAGGGCAAAGACACCGAAGTCGTGTTCCTTTCCGCCGCCCGCACCGGAATGGGTACGTTCGGCGGCTCTCTCAAAGACTTCTCCGCGACCGACCTCGGCGTGTTCGCCGCGAAGGCGGCGCTGGAGCGGGGCGGCGTACCGGCGGAGGAGGTCGGCCACGTCGTCTTCGGCAACGCGCTGCAGACCTCGTCGGACGCCATCTACCTCGCGCGCCACATCGGCCTGCGCGCCGGGCTGCCGCAGGACACCCCCGCGCTGACGCTGAACCGGCTGTGCGGATCGGGCTTCCAGGCGATCATCTCGGGCGCCATGGAGATCATGCTGGGCGAGGCCGAGGTCGCGCTGTGCGGCGGCACCGAGTCGATGAGCCAGGCGCCGCACGTCATCCGCGGCGCGCGGTGGGGCGAGCAGCGGCTGGGGCCGGTGGGCAAGCTGTACGAGGACTCGCTGTGGGAGGCGCTCACCGACACCTTCGCCGGCTGCTCGATGGCGGTGACGGCCGAGAACCTGGCCGACCACTACGGCATCACGCGCCAGCAGGTGGACGAGTACGCGCACCGCAGCCAGCAGCTCGCCAAGGTGGCGTGCGAGCAGAACCGCTTCGACAGCGAGATCGTCCCCATCACGCTCAAGAGCCGCAAGGGCGAGACGGAGTTCCGCTGCGACGAGCACATGCGTCCCGAGACGACGATGGAGATGCTCGGCAAGCTGAAGCCGTACTTCAAGGAGGGCGGCACCGTCACCGCCGGCAACGCATCCGGCATCGGCGACGGCGGCGCGGCGGTGCTGATCGCGTCCGAGGAATACGCGCGGCGCAACAGCCTGCAGCCCATCGGCCGCCTGGTGTCGTGGGGGATCGCCGGCGTGGACCCGAAGCACATGGGGATCGGCCCGGCGCCCGCCTCGCGCCTCGCCCTCAAGCGCGGCGACATGAGCCTGGACCAGATGGACCTGGTTGAGATCAACGAGGCGTTCGCGTCGCAGTACTGCGCGGTCGAAAAGGAGCTCGGCCTGGACCGCGAGCGCACCAACGTCTCGGGCGGCGCCATCGCCATGAGCCACCCGCTGGGGATGAGCGGCGCGCGCATCACGGTGCACCTCCTCCACGAGCTGCGGCGCCAGGGGAAGCGCTTCGGCCTGGGCAGCGCCTGCATCGGCGGCGGCCAGGGAATCGCGGTGGTGGTGGAGGCGTTCCCGGCCGCCGCGGAAGCGGCGATCGCGGCGGATTGAAGAACGGAAGTGCGTGAGTGCGTAAGTGCGTGAGTGCGTTTTGATCCAGCGCACTTACGCACTAACGCACTAACGCACCCTGACGACGAGCCGATGCCCGATCACCTCCCCGCCAAACCATCCCCCGAGCCCACCGGCCTCCGGCGCGTCTCCAGCCAGGAGCTGGAGGCGGTGATCCGGCGCGCCACGGAGCTGCAGTTCGCCCGCGGCGACGCGGAGGAGGGGCTGCCGGAGGCGGAGGTGATGCGGATCGGGAAGGAGCTGGGGCTGGAGCCGGCGCACGTCCGCCGCGCCATCGCGGAGGTGCGCGGGCTGCCGCGGGAGCAGAAGGGGATGATGGTGAGCGTCATGGGGCCGGACACCGTCCGCGCCTCGCGCACGATCCGCCGTCCCGCAGCGCCGCTCGGGATGTCGCTGGAGGAGTACCTGGTGAAGTGCGAGTTCATGGTGGTGCAGCGCCGCTTTCCGGACCGCACGCGGTACGTGCGCGGCACCGGGATCGGCGCATCGCTGGGCCGCGCGGCCGCCAAGATGGGCTCGCGCGCCGCCACGCTCGACCTCAAGACGGTGGACGTGCACGTCTCGCCGCTGGACGAGGACTCGGCGTTCGTGGAGGTCTCCGTCCCGCTCGGCGCCATGCGCACGGGGCTGACGGTGGGCGGGGTGGTCGGCGGAGGCGGGGGCGGCGCCGCCATCGGCACCGCGCTGGCGATGATGGGGCCGGACCCGACGATCCTGCTCGGCTTCCCCATCTTCGGCGCCGCCATGCTCCTGGCGCGCGGCATCTACCGCGGCGTCGCGGGGAGCGTGCAGGACCGCCTCGAAGCCTTTCTCGACCGAGTCGAGCACGGAGAGCTCCCCAAGCCAGCGCAGAAACCGGATTGGCGGCGGCAGCTCGGAATCTAACAGCAGTGCGTGAGTGCGTGAGTGCGTGAGTGCGTGAGTGCGTTGAAACGTCTGTGGGGTGGAGGATGGCGTGACTGGGCGGTCCCTCGGCACGCGCAGTAGATCCTTCGCTCCGCGCCAGGGGGTGGAGACGGGGAAAGGTCGGTGAGGCGCGTCGCTCAGGATGACAGATTATGGGTGGCGCACTAACGCACTAACGCACTAACGCACTAACGCACTAACGCACTAACGCACTTCAGTTCCTAACCAACCACTACACGATCACCAACAAGGGAGTCGCCGGATGGCCGAGATCAAGCGCGTCGGGGTTCTGGGGTGCGGGCTGATGGGGAGCGGGATCGCCCAGGTGTGCGCCGCGGCCGGGTACGAGACGCTCGTCCGCGAAGTGTCCGACGAGGTGTGCGAGCGCGGGATCGGCGGCATCTCGAAGCAGCTCGGGAAGTCGGTCGAAAAGGGGAAGCTGGCCGCCGAGGACCGCGACGCCATCGTCGGGCGGCTGCGCGGCACCACGAAGCTGGAGGACCTCGCGCAGTGCGACATCATCATCGAGGCCGTGGTGGAGGACCTCGAGCTCAAGAACCAGATGTGGAAGACGCTGGACGAGGTGTGCGGCCCGGAGACGATCTTCGCCTCCAACACCTCCTCGCTCACCATCGCGGACATGGCCGCCGCCACGAAGCGTCCCGAGCGGATGGTGGGGCTGCACTTCTTCAACCCCGTCCCCGTCATGAAGCTGGTGGAGGTGGTGAAGACCATCGCCACCGACCCAGCCGTCTTCCAGACCGCGTTCGACTTCGCCGCGTCGCTGGGCAAGGAGCCGATCGTCTGCAAGGACAACTCGGGCTTCGTCGTCAACCTCCTCCTGGTGCCGTACATGATGGACGCCATCCGCGCGCTTGAGCAGGGCGTGGCGACCATCGAGGACATCGACAAGGGGATGAAGCTGGGCACCGGCTACCCGATGGGCCCCTTCATCCTCTCCGACTTCGTGGGCCTCGACACGCTCGACAAGATCGGCGACATCATGTACAAGGAGTACAAGGAGAAGCGCTACGCATCTCCCCCGCTCCTCAAGCGCATGATCTCGCTCGGCTACTTCGGGCGTAAGACGGGGAAGGGCTTCTACGACTACAGCGGCGCCGAGCCGGTGGCGATGAAGCTGGTCTGAGACCGGCGCTCCGCACGACGACGCGAAAATAGAGGGCCCGGCGAAAGCGCTTCGCCGGGCCCTCGCGCCGTCTCCCCGGGTATTCCGTGGCAGAAACGGGAAATCGTTCGCGGTTGTCCATCCAATCCTCTGGCGCCGCGGTGCGTACGAGAGTCTTGATTCATGGCTTTTGGCGCCACATCCTGTAGATCCCGCAGTGCTCCCTCCATCGCGAGGAACTCCCCATGTTCGGCTCCACCATCCTCGACGTCGCAGTCGGCATCATCTTCGTGTACATCCTGGTCAGCATCATCTGCTCGGCGATCCGCGAGGGGATCGAGTCGGTGCTCAAAACGCGCGCGGCGCACCTCGAGCACGGCATCCGCGTGCTGCTGGCCGACCGCGGAGGGAACGGTCTCGCGAGGGACCTGTTCAACCATCCGCTCGTGGCCGTGCTGTACGAGAATGACTACGACACCGCGCGGATCGCGCGCGACGGACAGGCGCGGCCGTGGGCGCTGGCGCGCG
The window above is part of the Longimicrobium sp. genome. Proteins encoded here:
- a CDS encoding acetyl-CoA C-acetyltransferase, giving the protein MATQGKDTEVVFLSAARTGMGTFGGSLKDFSATDLGVFAAKAALERGGVPAEEVGHVVFGNALQTSSDAIYLARHIGLRAGLPQDTPALTLNRLCGSGFQAIISGAMEIMLGEAEVALCGGTESMSQAPHVIRGARWGEQRLGPVGKLYEDSLWEALTDTFAGCSMAVTAENLADHYGITRQQVDEYAHRSQQLAKVACEQNRFDSEIVPITLKSRKGETEFRCDEHMRPETTMEMLGKLKPYFKEGGTVTAGNASGIGDGGAAVLIASEEYARRNSLQPIGRLVSWGIAGVDPKHMGIGPAPASRLALKRGDMSLDQMDLVEINEAFASQYCAVEKELGLDRERTNVSGGAIAMSHPLGMSGARITVHLLHELRRQGKRFGLGSACIGGGQGIAVVVEAFPAAAEAAIAAD
- a CDS encoding 3-hydroxybutyryl-CoA dehydrogenase, with protein sequence MAEIKRVGVLGCGLMGSGIAQVCAAAGYETLVREVSDEVCERGIGGISKQLGKSVEKGKLAAEDRDAIVGRLRGTTKLEDLAQCDIIIEAVVEDLELKNQMWKTLDEVCGPETIFASNTSSLTIADMAAATKRPERMVGLHFFNPVPVMKLVEVVKTIATDPAVFQTAFDFAASLGKEPIVCKDNSGFVVNLLLVPYMMDAIRALEQGVATIEDIDKGMKLGTGYPMGPFILSDFVGLDTLDKIGDIMYKEYKEKRYASPPLLKRMISLGYFGRKTGKGFYDYSGAEPVAMKLV